One genomic segment of Actinopolymorpha sp. NPDC004070 includes these proteins:
- a CDS encoding sigma-70 family RNA polymerase sigma factor, with protein MLDDRRTTLADSAGVRELLELLRAALRTTDSWEPSGRHVLVRVPAVPAPASAPSAGRFTGGHSPAPDDGRLCQASHQETASSRARAGTRAVDGAGEHAPADAARARIVALVELAQRGDAEAFGQLYDHYVPSVYRYVYYRVGTHALAEDITSETFLRALRSLGSFRWQGRDFGAWLVTIARNLVTDHFKSGRFRLEVVTGEILDSDSVTAGPEDDVLTRLTNEALVEALRQLGPDQQECLVMRFLNGMSVAETAQSLGKSEGAVKQLQLRAVRNLAKLLPDGLR; from the coding sequence ATGTTGGATGACCGCCGGACCACGCTCGCCGACAGCGCGGGCGTGCGGGAGCTTCTCGAGCTGCTGCGCGCCGCGCTGCGTACGACCGACTCCTGGGAACCGTCCGGCAGGCACGTCCTCGTTCGGGTCCCAGCGGTCCCGGCCCCCGCCTCCGCCCCTTCCGCCGGCCGGTTCACCGGGGGGCACTCCCCCGCGCCCGACGACGGCCGGCTGTGCCAGGCATCGCACCAGGAGACCGCCTCGTCCCGGGCCCGCGCGGGCACCCGGGCCGTCGACGGCGCCGGTGAGCACGCGCCCGCCGACGCCGCCAGGGCGCGGATCGTCGCGCTGGTCGAGCTCGCCCAGCGGGGTGACGCCGAGGCGTTCGGGCAGCTGTACGACCACTACGTCCCGAGCGTCTACCGGTACGTCTACTACCGGGTCGGCACGCACGCCCTGGCCGAGGACATCACCAGCGAGACGTTCCTGCGCGCCCTTCGGTCGCTGGGGTCGTTCCGCTGGCAGGGCCGCGACTTCGGAGCCTGGCTGGTGACGATCGCCCGCAACCTCGTCACCGACCACTTCAAGTCGGGCCGGTTCCGGCTGGAGGTCGTGACCGGGGAGATCCTCGACTCCGACTCGGTCACGGCGGGTCCCGAGGACGACGTCCTCACCCGGTTGACCAACGAGGCGCTGGTGGAGGCTCTCCGGCAGCTCGGCCCGGACCAGCAGGAGTGCCTGGTGATGCGCTTCCTCAACGGCATGTCCGTGGCCGAGACCGCCCAGTCGTTGGGCAAGAGCGAGGGCGCGGTCAAGCAACTCCAGTTGCGAGCGGTGCGCAACCTCGCCAAGCTGCTCCCCGACGGGCTCCGGTGA
- a CDS encoding lysophospholipid acyltransferase family protein: MADSSRAKVIPLHGSPSADDAGTPAGSSRPGSRGGGEQPASLGDGLREVAGALAQGLAERTLGDDWRSKVAGGLEFARRRLTGEYEVDDLGFDPDLTENVLLAILRPLYQSWFRVEVRGLENIPSVGGALLVANHSGTLPVDGLMTHVAVHDHHPAHRHIRMLGADLVFRTPVISELARKGGTTLACNEDAERLLRTGELVAVFPEGYKGLGKPFSERYKLQRFGRGGFVAAALRTGVPIVPCSIVGAEETYPLLGNVEPLARLLGVPYLPITPTFPWLGPLGLVPLPSKWIISFGEPISTDSYDAEAAEDPMLVFDLTDQVRETIQHTLYALLLDRPDAF; the protein is encoded by the coding sequence ATGGCTGACTCCTCCCGGGCGAAGGTGATTCCCCTCCACGGCTCGCCATCGGCCGACGACGCGGGCACGCCCGCGGGCTCGTCCCGCCCCGGCTCGCGCGGTGGGGGCGAGCAGCCGGCGAGCCTCGGTGACGGCCTGCGCGAGGTGGCCGGCGCGCTCGCGCAGGGACTGGCCGAGCGCACCCTCGGCGACGACTGGCGGTCCAAGGTGGCCGGCGGGCTGGAGTTCGCCCGGCGGCGGCTGACGGGGGAGTACGAGGTCGACGACCTCGGCTTCGACCCCGACCTCACCGAGAACGTCCTGCTCGCGATTCTGCGGCCGTTGTACCAAAGCTGGTTCCGTGTCGAGGTGCGCGGCCTGGAGAACATCCCCTCCGTCGGTGGCGCCCTCCTGGTGGCCAACCACTCGGGCACCCTGCCCGTCGACGGCCTGATGACCCACGTCGCGGTGCACGACCACCACCCGGCGCACCGCCACATCCGGATGCTCGGCGCCGACCTCGTCTTCCGTACGCCGGTGATCTCCGAACTCGCCCGCAAGGGCGGCACCACACTCGCCTGCAACGAGGATGCCGAGCGGCTGCTCAGGACGGGTGAGCTGGTCGCGGTGTTCCCCGAGGGCTACAAGGGGCTGGGCAAGCCGTTCTCCGAACGCTACAAACTGCAGCGGTTCGGGCGGGGCGGCTTCGTCGCGGCCGCACTGCGCACCGGCGTACCCATCGTGCCGTGCTCGATCGTCGGCGCCGAGGAGACCTACCCGCTGCTCGGCAACGTCGAGCCGCTCGCCCGCCTGCTCGGAGTGCCGTACCTCCCGATCACGCCGACGTTCCCCTGGCTCGGCCCGCTCGGGCTGGTGCCGCTGCCGTCGAAGTGGATCATCTCCTTCGGCGAGCCGATCTCCACCGACAGCTACGACGCGGAGGCGGCCGAGGATCCCATGCTGGTCTTCGACCTCACCGACCAGGTGCGCGAGACGATCCAGCACACCCTGTACGCACTACTCCTCGACCGCCCCGACGCCTTCTGA
- a CDS encoding HAD-IB family hydrolase, whose product MTPAEEDKPALSPIHAPDRPPADLAAAAFFDVDNTLMRGASLFYLARGLHSRDYYPTREFLSAGWQQLKFRIGGAEDADGISQIRELGLAFIAGWEVEDLAELASEIFDEALATKIWPGTAALAQRHLDQGQRVWLVTAAPVEIAQLIADRLNLTGALGTIAETQDGKYTGRLVGDLMHGQAKAEAVRILAARENLDLSRCAAYSDSANDVPMLSLVGLPYAINPDRKLRRYARKNGWRIRDFRRARRAARAGLAAAAMAGAVGGAAAAAAALRRTALGRHHSALGLPLRPPLGRRRSPWWKLR is encoded by the coding sequence ATGACGCCCGCGGAGGAAGACAAGCCGGCTCTGTCCCCGATCCACGCCCCCGACCGACCACCTGCCGACCTGGCCGCAGCGGCGTTCTTCGACGTGGACAACACGCTGATGCGCGGCGCCTCGCTCTTCTACCTCGCCCGTGGCCTGCACTCTCGCGACTACTACCCGACCCGGGAGTTCCTCAGCGCGGGCTGGCAGCAGCTGAAGTTCCGGATCGGCGGCGCGGAGGACGCCGACGGCATCAGCCAGATCCGCGAGCTCGGGCTGGCGTTCATCGCCGGCTGGGAGGTCGAGGACCTGGCCGAGCTCGCCTCGGAGATCTTCGACGAGGCGCTGGCCACCAAGATCTGGCCCGGCACGGCCGCACTCGCCCAGCGGCACCTCGACCAGGGCCAGCGGGTGTGGCTGGTCACCGCCGCCCCGGTGGAGATCGCCCAGCTGATCGCCGACCGGCTCAACCTCACCGGCGCGCTCGGCACCATCGCGGAGACCCAGGACGGCAAATACACCGGCCGGCTGGTGGGCGACCTCATGCACGGCCAGGCCAAGGCCGAGGCGGTCCGGATTCTGGCTGCGCGGGAAAACCTCGACCTGTCCCGTTGTGCGGCGTACTCCGACTCCGCCAACGACGTCCCGATGCTGTCGCTGGTCGGTCTGCCGTACGCCATCAACCCCGACCGCAAGCTGCGCAGGTACGCCCGCAAGAACGGGTGGCGCATCCGCGACTTCCGCCGGGCCCGGAGGGCGGCCCGGGCCGGGCTCGCGGCGGCGGCGATGGCCGGCGCGGTCGGTGGTGCGGCGGCAGCCGCGGCGGCCCTGCGCCGCACGGCGCTCGGCCGGCACCACTCCGCGCTCGGCCTACCTCTCCGGCCTCCGCTCGGGCGGCGACGCTCTCCGTGGTGGAAGCTCCGCTGA
- a CDS encoding DUF5667 domain-containing protein has product MTSLLASRRRAEEFARLVDGTGRSTDPTLRDLHSVAVRLRPSAIEPSEEFRTTLRERLVTAAARLPAGGGHSALDSRSGGAGSRADRSARPVSAAPRRSRIVAVAAAVVLAGGVAGTAAAARDAQPGGLFYPIKIGLERTQVAVASGQESQGREYLTHASTRLTEVGRMAGGAPLRDTDTERVHLARATLYEVSADTRRGADLLLQAHQTNGSPAPVVAIRDFVAGAQPRLRELRPLLPQGLSGSYARAAAAVADADRRARAACPTCEVTPTAPGRTTSPRPSPTSGPTSGPTAGPTSGQLPATPGPTAAPRGPGPAPTNPGPGGPQPTRSADPLPLPLPTLTLPRPRPSGPGTPNPKPTTPAPTGTPTTPPPPGSPLPLPLPLPTLPLPLPLPLPN; this is encoded by the coding sequence ATGACCTCCCTCCTGGCGTCGCGCCGGCGGGCCGAGGAATTCGCCCGGCTGGTGGATGGCACCGGCCGCTCCACCGACCCCACGCTCCGCGACCTGCACTCCGTCGCCGTGCGGCTGAGACCCTCCGCGATCGAGCCGTCGGAGGAGTTCCGTACGACCCTTCGCGAGCGCCTGGTGACGGCCGCCGCGCGGCTGCCCGCCGGAGGGGGTCACAGTGCCCTCGACAGCCGTTCGGGTGGTGCCGGGTCACGCGCGGACCGCTCGGCACGGCCAGTGTCCGCGGCTCCGAGGCGTTCGCGGATCGTCGCCGTCGCCGCCGCGGTGGTGCTGGCCGGCGGGGTGGCCGGAACAGCCGCGGCCGCCCGGGACGCCCAGCCGGGCGGGTTGTTCTACCCCATCAAGATCGGCCTGGAGCGTACCCAGGTGGCGGTCGCATCCGGTCAGGAGTCGCAGGGCCGGGAGTACCTCACCCACGCCTCGACCCGGCTGACCGAGGTGGGCAGGATGGCCGGCGGCGCGCCCCTGCGCGACACCGACACCGAGCGCGTCCACCTGGCGCGGGCCACGCTGTACGAAGTGAGCGCCGACACCCGCCGGGGCGCCGACCTGCTCCTGCAGGCGCACCAGACCAACGGAAGCCCCGCACCGGTGGTCGCGATCCGGGATTTCGTCGCCGGCGCCCAGCCGCGACTGCGGGAGTTGCGTCCGCTGCTGCCGCAGGGACTTTCCGGGTCGTACGCCCGCGCTGCCGCCGCGGTGGCCGACGCCGACCGCCGGGCCCGCGCCGCGTGCCCGACCTGCGAGGTCACGCCCACCGCCCCTGGTCGGACCACGTCGCCGCGCCCCTCCCCTACTTCCGGCCCCACGTCCGGGCCCACGGCCGGGCCCACGTCCGGGCAGCTTCCGGCCACGCCCGGGCCGACGGCTGCGCCCAGGGGCCCGGGTCCGGCGCCGACCAATCCCGGCCCGGGTGGTCCACAGCCGACCCGTAGCGCCGACCCGCTGCCCCTACCCCTGCCGACGCTCACCCTGCCGCGGCCCCGGCCGAGCGGACCGGGGACGCCCAACCCGAAGCCGACCACGCCGGCCCCCACGGGAACACCGACGACCCCGCCACCGCCCGGGTCGCCGCTGCCGCTGCCCCTGCCTCTCCCGACCCTGCCGCTGCCGCTGCCCCTCCCTCTGCCGAACTGA